The following proteins are encoded in a genomic region of Nicotiana sylvestris chromosome 4, ASM39365v2, whole genome shotgun sequence:
- the LOC104224610 gene encoding aldehyde oxidase GLOX-like, with translation MTTRTTGIPFLILGQLLLLLLQPCYRKLAYAVGGNWDLLISNIGISAMHMQLLNNDRVIMYDRTDFGASNISLPDGKCRNNPNDLALKLDCTAHSVEYDVSTNSVRPLMVQTDVWCSSGSATSDGSLVQTGGFNDGENVVRVFRPCNGNGSTCDWKEIGGGLIQSRWYATNHILPDGRQIIIGGREAFNYEFYPKTASTNSVFNLPFLQQTNDPREENNLYPFVFLNVDGNLFIFANDRAILFNYMANTVVKTYPQIPGGDPRNYPSTGSAVLLPLKNLQAQIIQAEVLVCGGTPRGSYLNASSGNFLGALNTCGRITITDPNPQWIMETMPLARTMGDMVILPNGNVLILNGAAAGTAGWELGRSPVLSPVIYRPDNPFDSRFEVQNSNTIPRMYHSTSILIRDGRVLVGGSNPHAFYNFTGVLYPTELSLETFSPSYLDPESANSRPRIIAPASRHKIKYGQRVNIRFTVPGSVNRDVVNVTMVAPGFNTHSFTMNQRMLVLFSGNVTRVGKSAYKINSVFPNSSNLAPAGYYLLFVVHQDIPSEGIWVRIQ, from the coding sequence ATGACAACTAGAACAACAGGTATTCCTTTCTTGATTCTTGGtcagctgcttctgcttctgctacAACCATGTTACAGAAAATTGGCTTACGCTGTCGGAGGCAACTGGGACTTATTGATATCCAACATTGGCATTTCAGCCATGCACATGCAACTCCTCAACAATGATAGAGTAATTATGTATGATCGTACTGACTTTGGTGCGTCGAACATCTCATTGCCCGATGGCAAATGCCGCAACAATCCTAATGACCTCGCCTTGAAACTCGACTGCACTGCCCATTCTGTGGAGTACGATGTTTCCACAAACTCTGTACGACCCCTCATGGTCCAGACCGACGTGTGGTGCTCCTCTGGCTCTGCCACCTCCGACGGTTCTTTGGTTCAAACTGGTGGCTTCAACGACGGTGAAAATGTCGTAAGAGTTTTTAGACCATGTAATGGCAATGGCAGCACTTGTGACTGGAAAGAAATAGGAGGTGGCCTAATTCAGAGTCGTTGGTACGCCACTAATCATATTCTTCCTGACGGAAGGCAAATTATTATTGGCGGTCGTGAGGCTTTTAACTATGAGTTTTATCCCAAGACTGCTTCAACCAACAGTGTATTTAACCTACCCTTTCTTCAGCAGACTAATGATCCTAGAGAGGAAAACAATCTCTACCCATTTGTTTTTCTCAATGTGGATGGAAATCTCTTCATTTTCGCCAACGACCGAGCTATATTGTTCAATTACATGGCAAACACGGTGGTGAAAACGTACCCACAAATACCGGGTGGTGACCCGAGAAATTATCCAAGTACGGGGTCTGCAGTTCTTCTTCCATTAAAGAATTTGCAAGCACAAATAATTCAAGCTGAGGTTTTGGTCTGTGGTGGAACACCAAGAGGCTCGTACCTTAATGCAAGTAGTGGTAATTTTTTGGGTGCATTAAATACTTGCGGCCGGATTACAATTACTGACCCGAATCCACAGTGGATCATGGAGACAATGCCACTAGCTCGAACAATGGGTGACATGGTAATTTTACCAAATGGAAATGTCTTGATCCTCAATGGAGCGGCTGCAGGCACTGCTGGTTGGGAACTTGGTAGGAGCCCCGTTTTGAGTCCGGTTATTTACCGACCCGATAACCCATTTGATTCAAGATTCGAGGTACAAAACTCAAATACTATACCAAGAATGTACCACTCAACATCCATTTTAATTCGTGATGGTCGAGTTCTTGTTGGTGGTAGTAATCCACATGCGTTTTATAACTTCACAGGAGTTCTTTACCCGACAGAGTTAAGCTTGGAAACATTTTCACCATCATATTTGGATCCAGAATCCGCAAATTCGCGCCCACGGATTATTGCACCCGCTTCCCGACATAAAATCAAATATGGACAACGGGTCAATATTCGATTTACCGTACCCGGATCCGTAAACAGAGATGTGGTCAATGTGACGATGGTTGCGCCAGGATTTAATACACATTCATTTACTATGAACCAAAGAATGCTTGTGCTTTTTAGTGGAAACGTGACACGAGTGGGAAAATCAGCTTACAAAATCAATTCGGTCTTTCCAAATTCAAGTAATTTGGCTCCAGCAGGTTATTATCTTCTTTTTGTGGTGCATCAAGACATACCAAGTGAAGGAATCTGGGTCAGGATTCAGTAA
- the LOC104224611 gene encoding uncharacterized protein — protein sequence MAIEENTSDSTNSLLDSTNPLYMHPSENAGSMLVLVVFDGSGYRSWRRGVLRALSMKNKVGFINGKCGKPDSKDPTFDQWEQCDNVVTSWILNFLSKDLADSLQYVNDAKELWEELEDRYDQTNGAKLYQRQKEINNLSQGTLDITGYYTKMKKL from the coding sequence ATGGCGATTGAAGAAAACACATCGGATTCCACCAATTCGCTGCTTGATTCAACTAATCCGCTTTACATGCATCCATCCGAAAACGCAGGTTCCATGCTTGTACTAGTAGTTTTTGATGGATCGGGGTATAGATCATGGAGGCGAGGAGTGCTTAGGGCTCTTTCTATGAAGAATAAAGTAGGCTTCATAAATGGTAAGTGTGGGAAACCAGACTCAAAAGACCCTACCTTTGATCAATGGGAACAGTGTGATAATGTAGTGACTTCGTGGATTTTGAACTTTCTATCGAAGGACTTAGCAGATAGCCTGCAGTATGTGAACGATGCCAAAGAGCTTTGGGAAGAATTGGAGGACAGGTATGATCAAACTAATGGGGCAAAACTATATCAGCGacaaaaagaaatcaataattTGAGCCAAGGAACACTCGACATTACGGGATACTACACTAAGATGAAGAAGCTATGA